From Quercus lobata isolate SW786 chromosome 1, ValleyOak3.0 Primary Assembly, whole genome shotgun sequence, one genomic window encodes:
- the LOC115951463 gene encoding uncharacterized protein LOC115951463 has product MWIHPEDEATYENILKVQADHCQDPNAIPLTQEEISNLVFKKKSGIVKGLGMRPSSSLVTTASFNSSVEYIQRLENEIIELKEARVRDQEERAKDQDARTKQDEISYWWLLGDLLLALLEDIWEHLPLVLK; this is encoded by the exons atgtggaTACACCCTGAAGATGAAGCAACATAT gaaaatattctcaaagtgCAAGCGGATCATTGTCAAGATCCTAATGCTATTCCCCTTACACAAGAGGAGATCTCAAACTTGGTATTTAAGAAGAAGTCTGGTATTGTAAAAGGACTTGGCATGAGACCTTCCTCTTCTCTAGTAACCACCGCCTCCTTTAATTCATCGGTGGAGTATATCCAACGGttagaaaatgagataattgagCTCAAAGAGGCAAGAGTTAGAGATCAAGAGGAGCGAGCTAAGGACCAAGATGCACGAACTAAACAAGATGAG atttcttattggtggcttttaggggatttacttttggcattacttgaagacatatgGGAACATCTTCCGTTAGTTCTAAAATAG